A genomic segment from Halobacteriovorax sp. DA5 encodes:
- a CDS encoding AAA domain-containing protein: protein MENKNLINRLLEKYKILLCNFTRRNKELFYKESSKAIPLTRLATSIETKNKEEYQETFEPITIESNKTNDLFAKTKMSLDKHFLLNQFLNPSLEKRIDKTRLADNSYQKEFGLSGAWLLGPFLLWKKKDDSNDEFYVSPLFKIPVDITKAKGKKYDLVLESEEISINPTLRIMLKNEFSIDLEEAYADMNYREVLETIKEEFSKCSIDIETNSEQRELLRVPPRTVPVKDENGEIIGKKNVDINEFFNEEELKIYTNIKNNNFIIQDIFYVDHLDASKMALYNDYNKIIEEGDHSLITELLLGAKVPTPVDKSKISELNKYTEKENYFVVDIDSSQHLAISSAKSEKAIVIQGPPGTGKSQTITNLIAQLLAENKKVLFVAEKRTALDVVYQRLKKCNLDQQSVVIHSSDLDRSEFYNSFVEVINDPYDNQVSLEWDRVSKDLDEHKNRVEEYFDSIKGIDENSGLEIRDLFALYSKYSHIGLDLNTANYFGPLKYEDFEKLRISIQDLNTLKDKVPNLTQNKWLNKQEGFQLTEMNQQILNNCFSKIYKNIDEIIDIDRICLEKFPGAKIEKIQGRASILDKETQNFTRLLLKNYKNSYDELELFKSSISNELNNIKKTLSEFLLFRDSADYGVMNDLASYYSVPRGFLDFFTASFWRNRKILKSYLLSKDTRIDLNHQIKSWISCFDNLNETLSRLETIGAVGFNDSLRDSDHLERLDIAFNNSSELAQNINLIGGCRIIDSAYNPDEFDAIYDDYNYVSDLVHRRKELFEELSKDVNKVVGYSNFKIDLQNVKLSEVKDFVIETEKDSEYINTIESFHNVIDDIERSKQLLSFRNIYLEYMNVNMGFYEYAFSQAVKGWYEKLYQSDKSLQRFDSDLHEKNLNRLKDVIDRHRETAFKSVGNNIAKAKEETRSINPGSLSLLGREAQKKRKIKPPREVMESGALSSMISLKRCWLMSPLSISQVLPNVKELFDVVIFDEASQVRIEDSIPCIFRAQNMIVVGDNKQMPPTNFFSSKIDDDYDEDEDLELGESLLDQALKSYPDVLLEWHYRSQAEALIAFSNFAFYGGRLIAPPNPQTLVNNDCLEFVSVEDAYFTSKEGNPVEGQLIVDEIVQILKKDPGASIGVISMGVSQQKTIEKLLDKEAEKDSKFAEVLEQAWNYTEDGAFVGFFNKNLENVQGDERDYIIMSVGYAPAKVGGVLRKAFGPLSTKGGGRRLNVAITRAKKKMKIFCSFDPSVLETSEEAFRDKPDVTCFARYLHFAKAVSDKNLTTANNILDMFPRGGVASQRKPSRFNLDVKNEIEKLGYKVDTEIGTCGFYIDLGIEHPNIENTYMLGIECDGAIFHSSDYARDRDKARQSLLEARGWKIHRVWSQNWSRDREGEIRKIKDLLEHINSIEAVS, encoded by the coding sequence ATGGAAAATAAGAATCTAATCAATAGACTACTCGAAAAGTATAAAATTTTACTTTGTAATTTTACTAGAAGAAATAAAGAACTCTTTTACAAAGAATCTTCTAAGGCAATTCCTCTAACTAGGTTAGCAACTAGTATAGAAACCAAAAATAAAGAAGAATACCAAGAAACTTTCGAACCTATAACAATAGAAAGTAATAAAACTAATGACTTATTTGCAAAAACTAAAATGAGTCTAGATAAGCACTTTTTGTTAAATCAATTTTTAAATCCAAGTTTGGAAAAGAGAATTGATAAAACACGCTTAGCAGATAATAGTTATCAAAAAGAGTTTGGTCTAAGTGGGGCGTGGCTTCTCGGGCCATTTTTATTATGGAAAAAGAAAGATGACTCAAATGATGAATTCTACGTTTCTCCATTGTTTAAAATTCCTGTTGATATTACAAAGGCTAAAGGTAAGAAGTACGACTTAGTTCTTGAAAGTGAAGAAATCAGTATAAATCCAACTTTAAGAATAATGCTTAAAAATGAATTTTCAATCGATTTAGAGGAAGCTTATGCTGACATGAACTACAGAGAAGTTTTAGAGACAATTAAAGAAGAATTTTCTAAGTGTAGTATTGATATTGAAACAAATAGTGAACAAAGAGAACTTTTAAGAGTTCCTCCAAGGACAGTGCCAGTAAAAGATGAGAATGGTGAAATTATTGGTAAAAAGAATGTTGATATTAATGAATTCTTTAATGAAGAAGAATTAAAAATATATACAAATATTAAAAATAATAACTTCATTATTCAGGATATATTTTATGTTGATCATCTTGATGCTTCTAAGATGGCACTTTATAACGATTATAATAAAATCATAGAAGAAGGTGATCACTCGTTAATAACGGAGCTACTACTTGGTGCTAAGGTGCCAACTCCTGTCGATAAAAGTAAAATTTCAGAATTAAATAAATATACTGAGAAAGAAAATTACTTCGTTGTCGATATAGATTCTTCACAACATTTAGCCATAAGCTCTGCAAAATCTGAAAAAGCTATCGTTATTCAAGGACCACCTGGAACGGGTAAGAGTCAAACAATTACTAATTTAATAGCTCAGCTACTTGCTGAAAATAAGAAGGTTCTTTTTGTTGCTGAAAAAAGAACAGCTCTCGATGTTGTTTATCAAAGACTAAAAAAATGTAATTTGGATCAACAGTCAGTTGTTATTCATAGTTCTGATTTAGATAGAAGTGAATTCTACAATTCCTTTGTCGAGGTGATAAATGATCCATATGATAACCAGGTTTCTTTGGAATGGGATCGTGTAAGTAAAGACCTGGATGAACATAAGAATAGAGTTGAAGAGTATTTTGATTCAATTAAAGGTATTGATGAAAACTCTGGTTTGGAGATTAGGGATTTATTTGCTCTATACTCTAAATATTCACATATCGGTTTAGATTTAAATACAGCGAATTATTTTGGGCCATTGAAGTATGAAGACTTTGAGAAATTAAGAATTTCTATTCAAGATTTAAATACCTTAAAGGATAAAGTGCCAAACTTGACACAAAATAAATGGCTTAATAAGCAAGAAGGGTTTCAGCTGACTGAGATGAATCAACAAATTCTTAATAATTGTTTTTCAAAAATTTATAAGAATATTGATGAAATTATAGATATTGATAGAATATGCCTTGAAAAATTTCCGGGTGCAAAGATTGAAAAAATTCAAGGTAGAGCGAGTATTCTAGATAAGGAAACCCAAAATTTCACACGCCTATTATTGAAGAATTATAAAAACTCATATGATGAACTAGAGTTGTTTAAGTCTTCAATATCAAATGAACTTAATAATATAAAGAAAACTCTATCTGAGTTTTTACTTTTTAGAGATTCCGCTGACTATGGTGTAATGAATGATTTGGCATCTTACTATTCTGTTCCTCGTGGCTTTTTAGATTTTTTTACAGCTAGTTTTTGGAGAAATAGAAAAATATTAAAGAGCTACTTGTTAAGTAAAGATACTCGGATAGATCTTAATCACCAAATCAAGTCATGGATCTCATGTTTTGATAATTTAAACGAGACGCTTAGTCGCTTAGAAACAATCGGTGCTGTTGGGTTTAATGATAGTCTTAGAGATAGTGATCATTTAGAGAGATTAGATATAGCTTTTAATAACTCTTCTGAATTGGCCCAAAATATTAATCTAATTGGTGGTTGTCGTATAATCGATAGTGCATACAATCCAGATGAATTTGATGCAATCTATGATGATTATAACTATGTTTCAGATCTGGTCCATAGAAGAAAAGAACTTTTTGAGGAGCTTTCTAAAGATGTGAATAAAGTTGTCGGTTATTCTAATTTCAAGATTGATCTACAAAACGTAAAGCTTAGTGAAGTTAAAGATTTTGTAATTGAAACAGAAAAGGACTCGGAATATATCAATACCATAGAGTCATTCCATAATGTAATAGATGACATTGAGAGATCCAAACAATTGCTATCATTTCGTAATATATACCTAGAATATATGAATGTTAATATGGGCTTTTATGAATATGCTTTTAGCCAAGCAGTAAAAGGTTGGTATGAAAAACTTTATCAGAGCGATAAGTCGTTACAACGTTTTGATTCTGACTTACATGAGAAAAATTTAAATCGTTTAAAAGATGTAATTGATCGACACCGTGAAACAGCATTTAAGTCAGTAGGTAATAATATTGCAAAAGCAAAAGAAGAAACTAGAAGTATTAATCCTGGGTCATTAAGTTTACTTGGGCGTGAAGCACAGAAAAAGCGAAAAATAAAACCACCTCGAGAAGTAATGGAAAGTGGTGCTTTAAGTTCTATGATCTCTTTGAAACGATGTTGGCTTATGAGTCCTTTAAGTATTTCTCAGGTACTTCCTAATGTTAAAGAGTTATTCGATGTCGTTATCTTTGATGAAGCTAGTCAGGTAAGAATTGAAGACTCTATACCCTGTATTTTTAGAGCGCAAAATATGATTGTTGTAGGTGATAACAAACAAATGCCACCAACTAATTTCTTTTCTTCAAAAATTGATGATGACTATGATGAGGATGAAGATCTAGAGCTTGGGGAAAGCTTACTAGATCAGGCATTAAAATCTTATCCGGATGTATTGCTAGAGTGGCATTACAGGAGTCAAGCTGAAGCACTTATTGCATTTTCAAATTTTGCATTTTATGGTGGGCGATTAATAGCACCTCCAAATCCTCAAACGTTGGTAAACAACGACTGTCTTGAATTCGTTTCCGTAGAAGATGCTTACTTTACAAGTAAAGAAGGTAATCCTGTTGAAGGACAGCTAATCGTTGATGAAATTGTACAAATACTAAAGAAAGACCCTGGAGCATCAATAGGTGTTATATCAATGGGTGTTTCACAACAAAAAACTATAGAAAAACTATTAGATAAAGAAGCGGAGAAAGATTCTAAATTTGCAGAAGTATTAGAACAAGCTTGGAATTATACAGAAGATGGTGCCTTTGTTGGTTTTTTTAATAAAAATCTTGAGAACGTACAGGGAGATGAGAGAGATTATATCATTATGTCTGTTGGTTATGCTCCTGCAAAAGTTGGAGGTGTCTTAAGAAAGGCATTTGGACCGTTGTCAACCAAAGGTGGTGGAAGAAGACTTAATGTTGCAATAACAAGAGCTAAGAAGAAGATGAAAATATTTTGCTCGTTTGATCCGAGTGTTCTAGAAACTTCTGAAGAAGCATTTAGAGATAAACCTGACGTTACTTGTTTTGCTCGTTATTTACATTTTGCAAAAGCGGTATCGGATAAAAACTTAACTACAGCTAATAATATATTAGATATGTTCCCTAGGGGGGGCGTTGCTTCTCAAAGAAAGCCTAGCCGTTTTAATTTAGATGTAAAAAATGAAATTGAAAAGCTTGGTTATAAAGTTGACACTGAAATTGGTACATGTGGTTTCTATATTGATCTTGGTATTGAACATCCGAATATTGAGAATACTTACATGTTAGGTATCGAGTGCGACGGAGCAATCTTTCACTCATCTGATTATGCTCGAGATCGAGATAAGGCAAGACAGAGTCTCCTCGAGGCAAGAGGTTGGAAGATTCATAGGGTTTGGTCACAGAACTGGTCTAGGGATAGGGAAGGTGAGATTAGGAAGATAAAAGACCTATTAGAGCACATAAACTCAATAGAGGCTGTATCATGA